The genomic window TATTGATATGTATTTTTGGATTAGTTCCTTGAAAATCTGGATTTTGAGAAAGGTGTTTGACTCCGTGATGTTCTTCGACTGTGTAGTAAGTCTTGCATCTATCTACCCAGGCACAATCAACACAGATGCACATAACTATTTAGATAAAAACCTGGTGATATTTTGATAATTAAGGATACATTACTATCAATTGATCTTTTTGGAGATTTAAATCTAAAAGATTGGCCAATATCATTGGCTGATTTACCTCCTGGAAGTGCTTTAGTGGGAGGTTCTGTTAGAGATGGTTTGTTGAACAAATTGGGTCGAAAACCTGATTTAGATTTT from Prochlorococcus marinus XMU1408 includes these protein-coding regions:
- a CDS encoding Ycf34 family protein, which translates into the protein MCICVDCAWVDRCKTYYTVEEHHGVKHLSQNPDFQGTNPKIHINILDMPDSKIGIEWDVRGCDSFQLDQGKWSRLRPGEEIPK